The Desulfovibrio sp. Huiquan2017 genome includes a region encoding these proteins:
- a CDS encoding DUF2867 domain-containing protein, translating into MNRRELGRLPGLAGFLDGADHVDVHTMDGCGTVLELAAGILSYRPAWMEALWRMRVGLLRVLGQGRRAVPDRARLTAKTLPCTPGARVGIFTVVRTDRETHWITTGRESHLEAAMAVCAEPLPGGRNRFHVVTIVHYHNRAGAVYFNLIRPFHHLVVHAAMRSVLGRDGG; encoded by the coding sequence ATGAACCGGCGCGAACTTGGACGGCTGCCGGGCCTGGCCGGGTTTTTGGACGGTGCGGACCATGTGGACGTGCATACCATGGACGGTTGCGGCACGGTCCTGGAATTGGCTGCGGGCATCCTTTCCTATCGCCCTGCCTGGATGGAGGCCCTGTGGCGTATGCGTGTGGGGTTGCTTCGGGTGTTGGGCCAGGGTCGGCGCGCGGTGCCGGACCGGGCGCGGTTGACCGCCAAAACCCTGCCGTGCACCCCCGGCGCGCGTGTCGGTATATTCACCGTGGTCCGCACGGACCGCGAGACGCATTGGATCACTACGGGCCGGGAGTCCCACTTGGAAGCGGCCATGGCCGTTTGCGCGGAACCCCTTCCGGGCGGGCGCAACCGGTTCCACGTCGTCACCATAGTCCATTATCACAACCGGGCCGGCGCCGTGTATTTCAATCTCATCCGGCCTTTCCACCACCTTGTGGTCCATGCGGCCATGCGATCGGTCTTGGGCCGGGACGGCGGCTAG
- a CDS encoding TetR/AcrR family transcriptional regulator has protein sequence MASVSLRERHKAETRRRIQEAARTLIAEKGFEGATMRGLASAAGVGVGTIALHFQDKTSLLFSAFFEDISEISRRAVETAPRDGDIREQFRHMLRTMYGYYGENTLFLRSVVKEALFADGEWKARFDGLMQEILGRVAEQVEARKTTGEVRRDVSGLRVARVCWSLYAAGLIDGLNHDRFDVDGQVAGVMELVDVVLGGVLAGGRP, from the coding sequence ATGGCGAGCGTATCGTTGCGCGAGCGACACAAGGCCGAGACGCGGCGGCGGATTCAAGAAGCGGCCCGGACTCTTATCGCGGAAAAGGGCTTCGAGGGCGCGACCATGCGCGGCCTGGCCTCGGCGGCCGGGGTGGGTGTCGGCACCATCGCCTTGCATTTTCAGGACAAAACTTCTCTGCTCTTCTCCGCGTTTTTCGAGGACATCAGTGAGATATCCCGTCGGGCTGTCGAGACCGCGCCCCGGGACGGAGACATCAGGGAACAATTCCGGCACATGCTCCGCACAATGTATGGTTACTACGGCGAGAACACGCTGTTCCTGCGTTCCGTGGTCAAGGAGGCGCTGTTCGCCGACGGCGAATGGAAGGCGCGCTTCGACGGACTGATGCAGGAGATTCTCGGCCGGGTGGCCGAGCAGGTGGAGGCGCGCAAGACGACCGGCGAGGTCCGCCGGGACGTGTCCGGCCTCCGGGTGGCACGGGTCTGCTGGTCCCTGTATGCGGCAGGCCTCATTGACGGGCTGAATCACGACCGGTTTGATGTGGACGGCCAGGTGGCCGGGGTCATGGAATTGGTGGACGTGGTCCTGGGCGGGGTTCTCGCCGGGGGGCGGCCATGA
- a CDS encoding ABC transporter permease, with product MLPLNLTIAVSSLSAHKLRAVLAMLGVFLGALAFTGVQHVSKIMVRQAEIETEKLGPNLYAVLAGSVRFTRGGAMRVNGNARTFVLADAKALMDSVPSVLAGTPFVTSTMAVRGNGNAVNAQILGCWPNYQDIRSFRPDAGRFFTWNEMDARAKVCVLGRKIAQRLFGRPELAVGHKIYMFRASFRVLGVMEEKGRDVSGTDQDEILLMPLTTYMRRASNQRWLSGVYLRLDKDAGLAQVNDAVNAVMRERHRIDPGEKDDFSSMSAADAIKLQRQALDLMTTLGGITSTISFAVGGLGILSIMILVVRSRRVEIGVRRAVGGRRRDIVRQFLFESGLMAAVGGGLGVAVTVLLVLVSCTLAGLPIILDPASLAVTLAGSCLLGVLAGAYPAWQAANIEILDVLKS from the coding sequence ATGCTGCCGTTGAACCTGACCATCGCCGTCTCCTCCCTCTCGGCCCACAAGCTGCGTGCCGTGCTGGCCATGCTCGGGGTATTTTTGGGCGCATTGGCCTTTACCGGGGTGCAGCACGTATCCAAGATCATGGTCCGCCAGGCCGAGATCGAGACGGAAAAACTCGGGCCCAATCTGTATGCGGTCCTGGCCGGCTCGGTCCGCTTCACCAGGGGCGGGGCCATGCGCGTCAACGGCAATGCGCGCACTTTCGTCCTGGCCGACGCCAAGGCGCTGATGGATTCCGTGCCCTCGGTCCTGGCCGGAACACCCTTCGTCACCTCGACCATGGCCGTGCGCGGCAACGGCAACGCGGTCAACGCCCAGATCCTGGGCTGCTGGCCCAATTATCAGGACATCCGGAGTTTCCGGCCGGATGCGGGCCGCTTCTTTACATGGAATGAAATGGATGCCCGGGCCAAGGTCTGCGTGCTCGGGCGCAAGATCGCCCAGCGGCTGTTCGGCCGTCCCGAACTGGCCGTGGGTCATAAAATCTATATGTTTCGGGCCAGCTTCCGGGTCCTCGGGGTCATGGAGGAAAAGGGGCGCGACGTGTCCGGCACGGACCAGGACGAGATCCTGCTCATGCCGCTGACCACCTACATGCGCCGGGCCAGCAATCAGCGCTGGCTTTCCGGGGTCTATCTGCGTCTGGACAAGGACGCCGGGCTGGCCCAGGTCAACGACGCGGTCAACGCGGTCATGCGCGAACGGCATCGCATCGATCCGGGCGAAAAGGACGACTTCAGCTCCATGTCCGCAGCCGACGCCATCAAATTGCAACGCCAGGCCCTGGACCTGATGACCACGCTCGGCGGGATCACCTCGACCATTTCGTTCGCCGTGGGCGGGCTCGGCATTCTGTCCATCATGATCCTGGTGGTCCGCTCCCGGCGGGTGGAGATTGGCGTGCGCAGGGCCGTGGGGGGCCGCAGGCGGGACATCGTCCGCCAGTTCCTGTTCGAGTCCGGACTCATGGCGGCGGTGGGCGGCGGATTGGGCGTGGCCGTGACCGTGCTCCTGGTCTTGGTGAGTTGCACCCTGGCCGGACTTCCGATCATTCTAGACCCCGCCAGCCTGGCCGTCACCCTGGCCGGGTCCTGCCTGCTGGGCGTGCTCGCCGGGGCCTACCCCGCCTGGCAGGCCGCCAACATCGAGATTCTCGACGTACTTAAGTCATGA
- a CDS encoding DUF3431 domain-containing protein: MRDDIRVIIARYREDVSWATGLGCAHVVYDKGGDLGPEARPLPNIGREAHTYFTHIVNEYETLAPLNVFLQGDPFDHLDDRGRTSVETLRKSLEDVADRGMPFKGLAWFKLRCDRLGRPHDLRKPENEGRWPGWGRDIPVGELFERLFGVPMPDEILCRAPTGNFCVTGERIRTRPRAFYAYCLRLIEDDPRDERNTGHAFERLWQHIFNGNTAWNRDRYE, from the coding sequence GTGCGTGATGACATCCGGGTGATCATAGCCAGATATCGCGAGGATGTGTCCTGGGCCACCGGCCTGGGATGCGCTCACGTGGTCTACGACAAGGGCGGCGACCTCGGCCCCGAGGCCCGTCCATTGCCGAACATCGGGCGCGAAGCCCATACCTATTTCACCCACATCGTCAACGAGTACGAGACCCTCGCACCCCTGAACGTCTTCTTGCAGGGAGACCCGTTTGATCACCTGGATGATCGCGGCCGGACCTCGGTGGAAACCTTGCGGAAGAGCCTGGAGGACGTTGCGGATCGGGGCATGCCCTTCAAGGGGCTGGCCTGGTTCAAGCTCCGCTGCGACCGGCTGGGCCGTCCCCACGACCTGCGCAAGCCCGAGAACGAGGGGCGCTGGCCCGGTTGGGGCCGGGACATTCCGGTGGGCGAGCTGTTCGAGCGCCTGTTCGGCGTGCCCATGCCGGACGAGATCCTCTGCCGCGCGCCCACGGGCAACTTCTGCGTCACCGGCGAGCGCATCCGCACCCGGCCCCGGGCGTTTTACGCCTATTGTCTGCGGCTCATAGAGGACGACCCTCGGGATGAACGCAATACCGGCCATGCCTTCGAACGGCTGTGGCAACACATCTTCAACGGCAACACGGCCTGGAATCGGGACCGGTACGAGTAG
- a CDS encoding LarC family nickel insertion protein has product MNTIYLDCSTGVSGDMLLSALSQALEEWRGPGSGFDFLERELARLGLDGFGLRWTEKRIAGIRTMHVDVLQTREQPLRHYTDLCRIIEASGLAGRAGARSVEALRLLGQAEAKVHGVDLEQVHFHEIGAVDTLADICGSMLLLEALEAEKVVCSPVDLGSGFVTCAHGKMSVPAPACAELAKGLTTFGSDCSMERATPTGLAILRTVADSFGSLPLGSLLGVGYGSGGRSSDEQPTYVRAMVLEKVAVE; this is encoded by the coding sequence ATGAACACTATTTATCTTGATTGCTCCACGGGCGTGAGCGGGGATATGCTCCTCTCGGCCCTGAGCCAGGCCCTGGAGGAATGGCGCGGCCCCGGCAGCGGATTTGATTTTCTGGAACGGGAGCTGGCCCGGCTCGGACTGGACGGCTTCGGGCTCCGGTGGACGGAAAAACGCATCGCGGGCATCCGGACCATGCATGTGGATGTACTCCAAACCCGGGAACAGCCCCTGCGCCACTACACCGACCTCTGTCGGATCATCGAGGCGAGCGGGCTGGCTGGCCGGGCCGGGGCGCGCTCGGTCGAGGCCTTGCGGCTGCTCGGGCAGGCCGAGGCCAAGGTCCACGGCGTGGATCTGGAGCAGGTTCACTTCCATGAGATAGGCGCTGTGGATACTCTTGCTGATATTTGCGGTTCCATGCTTTTGCTGGAGGCCCTGGAGGCCGAAAAAGTGGTCTGCAGCCCCGTGGACCTTGGGTCCGGTTTCGTGACTTGTGCTCATGGTAAAATGTCAGTTCCCGCACCGGCTTGTGCGGAACTTGCCAAGGGGTTGACCACCTTCGGCTCCGACTGTTCCATGGAGCGGGCCACCCCCACGGGCCTGGCTATTTTGCGGACTGTTGCGGATAGCTTTGGTTCCCTGCCCCTGGGCTCCCTGCTCGGCGTGGGGTACGGCTCGGGCGGGCGGTCCTCGGACGAGCAGCCCACCTATGTCCGGGCCATGGTCTTGGAGAAGGTTGCGGTGGAATAG
- the larB gene encoding nickel pincer cofactor biosynthesis protein LarB, with translation MSLDRLLDDFEAGQISRDALKKELLRQSFIETGCAKIDQFRQLRTGGPEVVYCAGKTPDQVASIFDHLNRHNGRALGTKADQAHFEAVRAVADARFDPVSGLLSVGEAPAAPAGKVVVVSAGTSDLSVAEEAAGTAEFLGSRVDRHFDCGVAGIHRLFSVMDELNKASVIIAVAGMEGALPSVIGGMAMPPILAVPTSVGYGASFQGLAALLTMMNSCAPGIGVLNIDNGFGAGYLAHKINVLAIGERNP, from the coding sequence ATGAGTCTGGACCGCCTGCTCGACGATTTTGAGGCCGGACAGATTTCGCGGGACGCGTTGAAGAAGGAATTGCTCAGGCAATCCTTCATTGAGACCGGCTGCGCCAAGATTGACCAGTTTCGCCAATTGCGCACCGGCGGACCCGAAGTGGTTTATTGCGCGGGCAAGACGCCCGATCAGGTGGCTTCGATCTTTGATCACCTTAACCGCCACAACGGAAGAGCCCTCGGGACCAAGGCCGATCAGGCCCACTTCGAAGCCGTTCGTGCGGTGGCGGATGCCCGCTTCGACCCGGTGTCCGGGCTGCTGTCCGTCGGGGAGGCCCCGGCAGCTCCGGCTGGCAAGGTGGTGGTCGTCTCGGCGGGCACGTCCGACCTGTCCGTGGCCGAGGAGGCAGCGGGCACGGCCGAGTTCCTGGGCAGCCGGGTGGACCGGCACTTCGATTGCGGGGTGGCGGGCATCCACAGGCTTTTTTCGGTCATGGACGAGCTTAACAAGGCTTCGGTCATCATCGCCGTGGCGGGCATGGAGGGGGCGCTGCCCTCGGTCATCGGGGGCATGGCCATGCCTCCCATCCTCGCCGTGCCTACCAGTGTGGGCTACGGGGCGAGCTTTCAGGGACTGGCCGCCCTGCTGACCATGATGAATTCCTGCGCGCCGGGCATCGGGGTGCTCAACATCGACAACGGCTTCGGCGCGGGCTATCTCGCCCACAAGATCAACGTGTTGGCCATCGGCGAACGAAATCCATAA
- a CDS encoding asparagine synthase-related protein, with protein MSLEHLASLVAARAGDVGCAVVALSGGVDSGLAAAAAHLALGDRAVACTVVSELTPERDLRRAEWVAAHIGIEHRVIQVSALAVPGVQHNRADRCYHCKCLVFRTIRDAFGADCLLLDGTNADDDPKRPGLKAVAEFNVYSVLLAAGLGKAEIRGLAREAELPNWDAPSESCLATRIPMGTALTADGLGRVNALESYLHAIGVETVRARSDNLMATVEYIPQYAEIIMENRDKVVALAHRIGLESCTFKEWRE; from the coding sequence ATGAGCCTTGAACATCTCGCTTCCCTCGTTGCCGCTCGCGCTGGCGACGTCGGCTGCGCGGTCGTGGCCCTGTCCGGCGGCGTGGACAGCGGCCTTGCGGCCGCCGCAGCGCATCTCGCCCTCGGGGACCGGGCCGTGGCCTGCACCGTGGTCAGCGAATTGACCCCGGAGCGGGACCTGCGGCGCGCCGAGTGGGTGGCCGCGCACATCGGCATCGAGCACCGCGTCATCCAAGTCTCGGCCCTGGCCGTTCCCGGGGTTCAACACAATCGAGCCGACCGGTGCTACCATTGCAAATGTCTTGTTTTCCGGACCATACGGGATGCCTTCGGGGCTGACTGCCTGCTTCTGGACGGGACCAACGCGGACGACGATCCGAAGCGTCCCGGGCTCAAGGCCGTGGCTGAGTTCAACGTCTATTCGGTCCTGCTGGCGGCCGGGCTCGGCAAGGCCGAGATCCGGGGACTGGCGCGCGAGGCGGAGTTGCCCAACTGGGATGCGCCGTCCGAAAGCTGCCTGGCCACCCGAATCCCCATGGGCACGGCCTTGACCGCCGACGGGCTCGGCCGGGTGAACGCTTTGGAATCCTACCTCCATGCCATCGGCGTGGAGACCGTGCGGGCGCGGTCCGATAATCTGATGGCAACCGTGGAGTATATTCCACAATATGCAGAAATAATAATGGAAAATCGTGATAAAGTCGTGGCGTTGGCGCACAGGATCGGGCTGGAATCATGCACCTTCAAGGAGTGGAGGGAATGA